A region of Pyxidicoccus parkwaysis DNA encodes the following proteins:
- a CDS encoding MotA/TolQ/ExbB proton channel family protein, translating into MSSIAVFAQAPENVGWLSSKLLGVTLTSAEWVLWVLVCLSVLSIAIMLERTVYFARHRLQDSEGLAVRLARGELEAVRVAIQGKKGMEAAVVREALASTAMGADSVEQVIASTMARERPQYERFLSFLGTLGNNAPFIGLFGTVLGIIKAFHDLGNMGAKGAAIQQTVMAGISEALVATAVGLAVAIPAVVAFNIFNRQLKTLTSRANALGHALVGSLRAEAR; encoded by the coding sequence ATGTCGTCCATCGCTGTCTTCGCCCAGGCACCTGAGAACGTGGGGTGGCTCAGCAGCAAGCTGCTCGGCGTGACGCTCACCTCCGCCGAGTGGGTGCTGTGGGTGCTGGTGTGCCTGTCGGTGCTCTCCATCGCCATCATGCTGGAGCGCACCGTGTACTTCGCGCGCCACCGGCTGCAGGACTCGGAGGGGCTCGCGGTACGGCTGGCGCGCGGCGAACTGGAGGCGGTGCGCGTCGCGATTCAGGGGAAGAAGGGCATGGAGGCCGCCGTCGTCCGCGAGGCGCTGGCATCCACCGCCATGGGCGCGGACTCCGTGGAGCAGGTGATTGCCTCCACCATGGCGCGCGAGCGTCCGCAGTACGAGCGCTTCCTGTCGTTCCTCGGCACGCTCGGCAACAACGCGCCGTTCATCGGTCTGTTCGGCACGGTGCTCGGCATCATCAAGGCCTTCCACGACCTGGGCAACATGGGCGCCAAGGGCGCGGCGATTCAGCAGACCGTCATGGCCGGCATCTCCGAGGCGCTCGTCGCCACGGCGGTGGGCCTGGCCGTCGCGATTCCCGCCGTCGTGGCCTTCAACATCTTCAACCGCCAGCTCAAGACGCTCACCAGCCGCGCGAATGCGCTGGGCCATGCGCTCGTCGGCAGCCTGCGCGCGGAGGCCCGCTAG
- a CDS encoding ExbD/TolR family protein has protein sequence MAGSAQENEEEITGINVTPLVDIVLVLLIIFMVTANFIVRETVEVDLPRAANGGETVQGLVNVVLDKEGKLFFDGAEVSEDELTRKVAEQVAKDKDTRAIISADQSLAYGRVMRLIDVVKGQGIAKFALNIEKDVAPTAPRG, from the coding sequence ATGGCCGGCAGCGCTCAGGAGAACGAAGAGGAAATCACCGGCATCAACGTCACGCCGCTGGTGGACATCGTGCTGGTGTTGCTCATCATCTTCATGGTGACGGCCAACTTCATCGTCCGCGAGACGGTGGAGGTGGACCTGCCCCGCGCGGCCAACGGCGGCGAGACGGTGCAGGGGCTCGTCAACGTGGTGCTCGACAAGGAGGGGAAGCTCTTCTTCGACGGCGCCGAGGTGAGCGAGGACGAGCTCACGCGCAAGGTGGCCGAGCAGGTGGCGAAGGACAAGGACACCCGTGCCATCATCAGCGCCGACCAGAGCCTCGCGTACGGCCGGGTGATGCGCCTCATCGACGTGGTGAAGGGACAGGGCATCGCGAAGTTCGCCCTCAACATCGAAAAGGACGTTGCGCCCACCGCGCCGCGGGGCTGA
- a CDS encoding energy transducer TonB → MSELVLDERAWEAPRRGGNGLLVGFVAGSLALHGLALVVLHNRRVERPVVQRPVELVMVEVQKPPPPVVKEEEPKPEPPPPPKVRVRPPPVKVAVAPKPLPPPPVDAPPPPNETPPPTAKPAPLVVGMSLSSTTSAGSFAAPVGNTLYGRTADKAQAPKEVKAYSAPKYTPIYQVDSEPTVASEVKIPYPDEARRAGIEGTVTLSITIDNEGRVVAAKVLNGPGYGLNEAARDAIKRFRFKPAIKGGEAVSTEMKYSYTFLLD, encoded by the coding sequence ATGAGTGAGCTGGTGCTGGATGAGAGGGCGTGGGAGGCGCCGAGGCGCGGAGGCAACGGGCTGCTGGTGGGCTTCGTGGCCGGCTCGCTCGCGCTGCACGGGCTGGCGCTGGTGGTGCTGCACAACCGGCGTGTGGAGCGTCCGGTGGTGCAGCGGCCGGTGGAGTTGGTGATGGTGGAGGTGCAGAAGCCGCCCCCGCCCGTGGTGAAGGAGGAGGAGCCGAAGCCCGAGCCGCCTCCTCCGCCGAAGGTGCGCGTGAGGCCTCCGCCGGTGAAGGTGGCCGTGGCGCCCAAGCCGCTGCCGCCTCCGCCCGTGGATGCGCCGCCGCCGCCCAACGAGACGCCTCCGCCAACCGCGAAGCCGGCGCCGCTGGTGGTGGGCATGTCGCTGTCCTCCACCACGAGCGCGGGCAGCTTCGCCGCGCCGGTGGGCAACACCCTCTACGGCCGCACCGCCGACAAGGCGCAGGCGCCGAAAGAGGTGAAGGCCTACAGCGCGCCGAAGTACACGCCCATCTACCAGGTGGACTCGGAGCCCACGGTGGCCTCCGAGGTGAAGATTCCCTACCCGGACGAGGCCCGCCGCGCCGGCATCGAAGGCACGGTGACGCTGTCCATCACCATCGACAACGAGGGCCGCGTCGTGGCCGCGAAGGTCCTCAATGGACCGGGCTACGGCTTGAACGAAGCCGCGCGCGACGCCATCAAACGCTTCCGCTTCAAGCCGGCCATCAAGGGCGGCGAGGCCGTCTCCACGGAGATGAAGTACTCGTACACCTTCCTTCTCGACTGA
- a CDS encoding YARHG domain-containing protein — protein sequence MKLPTSLLGCFTVLASSLAAPAASAASSCLCEVDLYPKVLLGKATPQDVAKCEEGRPSKVDALSCMRGLSYKNVKQGEQPAESFRLGVDALVAASKDKALSKGATNLLLASQSYADTAVRAKVRPVMVSSGRAPLWDTLVSATDGDAAAFTRALYAYCEQYNVISELALEDVSLDQLWPPPSGLKPADARKRLSCPYGQNLVMAAAIRSLEGKLPADALVLLTPAQLRLLRNAVYARRGRVFQAKDLQDFFSQESWYQPDPAYTDARLTPEDQQHLELIQAAEAKAGKGAQKG from the coding sequence GCTCCCGCCGCCTCCGCGGCGAGCAGCTGTCTGTGTGAGGTCGACCTGTACCCCAAGGTTCTGCTGGGCAAGGCCACGCCCCAGGATGTCGCGAAGTGCGAGGAGGGCCGCCCGAGCAAGGTGGACGCGCTGAGCTGCATGCGCGGCCTCTCCTACAAGAACGTGAAGCAGGGCGAGCAGCCCGCGGAGTCCTTCCGCCTGGGCGTGGACGCGCTGGTGGCCGCGTCGAAGGACAAGGCGCTCTCCAAGGGAGCCACCAACCTGCTGCTTGCCTCGCAGTCCTACGCGGATACCGCGGTGCGCGCGAAGGTGCGCCCCGTCATGGTGTCCTCGGGCCGTGCGCCGCTCTGGGACACGCTGGTGTCCGCGACGGACGGAGACGCCGCCGCCTTCACCCGCGCGCTCTACGCGTACTGCGAGCAGTACAACGTCATCTCCGAGCTGGCACTGGAGGACGTGTCGTTGGATCAGCTCTGGCCGCCGCCGTCCGGCCTGAAGCCCGCGGACGCACGCAAGCGCCTGTCCTGCCCCTACGGGCAGAACCTCGTCATGGCCGCGGCCATCCGCTCCCTGGAAGGGAAGCTGCCGGCGGATGCGCTCGTGCTGCTGACCCCGGCGCAGCTCCGCCTGCTGCGCAACGCCGTGTATGCCCGCCGTGGCCGCGTCTTCCAGGCGAAGGACCTCCAGGACTTCTTCTCCCAGGAGTCCTGGTACCAGCCCGACCCGGCCTACACCGACGCACGTCTCACGCCCGAGGACCAGCAGCACCTGGAGCTCATCCAGGCGGCGGAGGCGAAGGCGGGGAAGGGGGCCCAGAAGGGCTGA